A genomic segment from Clostridia bacterium encodes:
- a CDS encoding MFS transporter, with the protein MKNNWKKDIILFLSSQTISLFGSSLVMYAIMWYITLTTKSGAMMTISAICNFLPTFFLSPFAGVWADRYNRKLLIILADAFIAVTTLMMAILFLLGYDSIVLLFVMSAFRAVGTGIQMPAVSAYIPQIVPEDKLTKVNGINGSIQSMVMLISPMISGALLSFATIEAIFFIDVVTAAIAVIVLTFLLKVPAHAKAQSPQATSYYKDMLEGIAYIRTHNYVKKFFVFCTFFFFLIAPVAFLTPLQVTRTFGSDVWRLTAIEITFSTGMILGGVIMASWGGFRNRIHTMTFSCFIVGICTFALGVAHIFWLYLLFMVITGISIPFFNTPSMVLLQEKVEPDFLGRVFGVMGMISSSMMPLGMLVFGPTADVIRIEWLLIGTGILLFIQSFFLIGSKDLVEAGKPKDIA; encoded by the coding sequence ATGAAAAACAACTGGAAAAAAGACATCATTCTGTTTTTATCAAGCCAAACCATATCACTTTTTGGTTCTTCTTTGGTTATGTATGCAATCATGTGGTATATTACACTCACTACCAAGTCGGGTGCCATGATGACGATTTCCGCTATTTGCAACTTCCTGCCGACATTTTTCCTTTCGCCCTTTGCAGGGGTGTGGGCAGACCGCTATAATAGGAAACTGCTTATCATTCTGGCTGATGCATTCATTGCAGTAACGACACTGATGATGGCTATTTTGTTTTTACTAGGCTATGATTCCATAGTACTGCTTTTTGTCATGTCTGCTTTCAGGGCAGTGGGTACAGGTATTCAGATGCCGGCTGTCAGCGCTTATATCCCTCAAATAGTTCCGGAGGATAAGCTGACAAAGGTCAACGGCATAAATGGCAGCATTCAGTCCATGGTTATGTTGATTTCTCCGATGATCAGCGGGGCGCTTCTTTCCTTCGCAACCATCGAAGCAATATTTTTCATTGATGTGGTTACAGCAGCTATTGCAGTTATTGTATTGACCTTTTTACTGAAGGTGCCAGCCCATGCCAAAGCACAGAGCCCACAAGCAACCAGTTATTACAAGGATATGCTTGAGGGTATCGCCTATATAAGAACGCATAATTATGTGAAAAAGTTCTTTGTATTCTGTACCTTCTTCTTTTTCTTAATAGCTCCGGTAGCCTTTCTAACTCCGCTTCAGGTTACTAGGACCTTTGGGAGTGATGTATGGCGCTTAACAGCTATAGAAATCACCTTTTCCACCGGAATGATTCTGGGGGGCGTGATTATGGCTTCATGGGGTGGTTTTCGCAATAGAATTCATACGATGACATTTTCATGTTTTATCGTTGGCATCTGTACCTTTGCTTTGGGTGTTGCGCATATATTCTGGCTTTATCTATTGTTCATGGTGATCACTGGTATTTCCATTCCATTTTTCAATACCCCTTCAATGGTTTTGCTGCAGGAAAAAGTTGAACCGGATTTCTTAGGGCGGGTATTTGGCGTTATGGGCATGATTTCAAGCTCGATGATGCCTCTGGGAATGCTGGTATTTGGACCAACAGCTGACGTGATCCGGATAGAGTGGCTGTTAATAGGGACCGGTATTTTATTATTTATTCAAAGCTTTTTCCTAATTGGCAGCAAGGATCTTGTTGAGGCAGGAAAACCAAAGGACATAGCTTAA
- a CDS encoding H-type small acid-soluble spore protein has product MDQKRARDIASSPNMINVTYNGTPIYIESVNENSDTANIHTLNQPENKQEVPLTNLKEQ; this is encoded by the coding sequence ATGGATCAAAAACGTGCAAGAGACATTGCTTCTTCACCAAATATGATTAATGTAACCTATAATGGAACACCAATTTATATTGAAAGCGTAAACGAAAACAGTGACACTGCTAATATCCATACCCTAAATCAACCTGAGAACAAACAAGAAGTGCCACTAACCAACCTAAAAGAGCAGTAA
- a CDS encoding UvrB/UvrC motif-containing protein: protein MDLKEKIKKLPSSTGVYLMKDSLDSVLYVGKSKNLKSRVGSYFQNSKSHPPKVVKLVKHLKDFDYILTDTEFEAFMLENKLIKEINPIYNRLLKSPRSYSFIKINISEEYPSIETLSESSKSDGNLYFGPYTNKNTVERGLQGIKECCKILCTSASRKSSSCLNYSLGLCIGICMDDAPRGQYLAILDKIVKLLSGTDKSIIEAMEYNMDSASEKLDFEKAAKYRDYIRAVNYLIGKAKVVEYTKKNKNIVVLEHLSEDRVKLFLIKGNKVLFSEKYSLEDIDFEELKIIMKTNVLAYFNNKTQKGSIEVDREAIDESQIIYSYLNTKPNNCRHVIIKENWLNASSNAKIEKALDKLFAPPHKRIVD from the coding sequence ATGGACTTAAAAGAAAAAATTAAGAAACTCCCTTCTTCTACAGGGGTATATCTTATGAAAGATTCTCTTGATAGTGTGCTTTATGTCGGGAAATCAAAAAATCTGAAAAGCAGAGTCGGATCGTATTTTCAAAACTCAAAGTCGCATCCGCCCAAGGTTGTGAAATTAGTTAAGCATTTAAAAGACTTCGACTATATACTTACTGATACGGAATTCGAAGCATTTATGCTGGAAAATAAATTAATAAAGGAAATCAACCCAATTTATAACAGACTATTGAAGAGTCCCAGATCTTATTCTTTTATAAAGATAAATATTAGCGAAGAGTATCCCTCTATTGAAACATTAAGTGAATCCAGCAAAAGCGACGGAAATCTGTATTTTGGGCCGTACACAAATAAGAATACAGTAGAGAGAGGCCTTCAAGGCATAAAAGAATGCTGTAAGATATTATGTACCAGTGCTTCACGGAAGTCTTCATCTTGTTTGAATTATTCCTTAGGCTTGTGTATTGGCATATGTATGGATGATGCTCCGCGAGGGCAGTACCTTGCTATCCTTGACAAGATAGTAAAGCTGTTAAGCGGAACAGATAAAAGCATTATTGAAGCAATGGAATACAATATGGATAGCGCCTCAGAGAAGCTCGATTTTGAAAAGGCTGCTAAGTATAGAGATTATATACGTGCAGTAAACTATCTGATTGGCAAGGCTAAAGTTGTAGAGTACACAAAAAAGAATAAAAATATTGTTGTACTTGAGCACTTGAGTGAGGACAGGGTTAAGCTTTTCCTAATCAAGGGAAATAAAGTGCTTTTTAGTGAAAAATACTCTCTGGAAGATATTGATTTCGAAGAATTAAAAATTATTATGAAAACCAATGTTTTGGCCTACTTTAATAATAAAACTCAAAAAGGTTCAATAGAAGTCGATAGAGAAGCAATCGATGAGTCTCAAATAATTTACAGCTACTTAAATACCAAGCCCAATAACTGCCGGCATGTAATAATTAAAGAAAACTGGCTGAATGCTTCAAGTAATGCAAAAATTGAAAAGGCACTTGATAAATTGTTTGCACCTCCTCATAAAAGAATAGTTGATTAA